In Fundulus heteroclitus isolate FHET01 chromosome 17, MU-UCD_Fhet_4.1, whole genome shotgun sequence, the following are encoded in one genomic region:
- the LOC105931147 gene encoding asporin, protein MQELTLLLVFFSVSGFSKMLNPGTTVTEVAAVRTDDPSQQEVSIFAEERENGGTRPPARRKPLPTPAPSAMPTKTNRSSKSKKKSKEKNRKTENKTRKPQEGKERIPPPTHFPYFKDDYCPPECACYGRVIQCSDRGVEQVPYGIPYNARYVLLMNNFISSIQLDLLSEYSSMELLSLSNNRLIDGAVEGSFEGIPALKRLYLDRNLLQSVPTDLPVSLEELRLDNNRLKMTSEAAWANCPGLFVLSLSRNSLGSGPESLPPGVLSPLRNLRTLNLDHNQLASVPLDLPLSIRELYLRGNRVEQFSRGVFNGMSGLLVLDLSANRLKNKGLPRDSLLNATHLESLNLEGNKLRRVPRTLPYSLKALNLEGNLISSIKKSSFLNLNSLEHLGLGRNKIFKVSAGAFRSLSALHQLDLCHNTLRQVPRQLPEGLRSVALAHNRIRSVPFDAFCWGNQSLSRLERVQLQHNLIERGKLDVQAFTCLRGMQVVHFY, encoded by the exons ATGCAAGAGCTTACACTCTTGCTTGTTTTCTTCAGCGTTTCTGGATTTTCTAAAATGTTGAATCCAG GTACAACTGTAACCGAGGTGGCTGCTGTGAGGACCGATGACCCGTCCCAGCAAGAGGTTTCCATATTTGCTGAGGAGAGAGAAAATGGAG GAACCCGACCTCCAGCCAGACGGAAACCTCTGCCAACCCCAGCGCCATCAGCGATGCCAACAAAAACCAACAGGAGCAGCAAAAGTAagaaaaagtccaaagaaaagaATAGGAAGACGGAGAATAAAACACGAAAGCCACAAGAGGGGAAGGAGAGAATCCCTCCACCAACACACTTTCCTTACTTTAAGGATGACTACTGTCCACCTGAGTGTGCTTGTTATGGACG AGTGATCCAGTGCTCTGATAGAGGTGTTGAACAGGTTCCTTATGGGATTCCCTATAATGCCCGCTACGTCCTCCTGATGAACAACTTCATCAGCAGCATCCAGCTAGACCTGCTCAGTGAATATTCATCCATGGAACTCCTTTCCTTAAGCAACAATCGCCTCATAGACGGAGCCGTAGAAGGATCTTTCGAGGGAATTCCTGCTCTGAAGCGCCTCTATCTGGACAGGAATCTCCTTCAAAGCGTGCCAACGGACCTCCCAGTTTCTCTAGAGGAGCTCCGGCTGGACAACAATCGCCTGAAGATGACGTCGGAGGCGGCCTGGGCAAATTGTCCCGGTCTGTTCGTTTTAAGCCTTAGCAGGAACAGCCTAGGGAGTGGACCTGAATCCCTTCCTCCTGGTGTGCTGTCCCCTCTGCGCAACCTCCGTACTCTGAACCTGGATCACAACCAGTTAGCCTCTGTGCCTTTGGACTTACCGCTGTCCATCAGAGAGCTATATCTTAGAGGGAACCGCGTTGAGCAGTTCAGCAGAGGCGTTTTTAATGGGATGTCGGGGCTGCTAGTGTTGGATCTAAGTGCAAATAGGTTGAAGAACAAAGGTCTTCCTAGAGATTCCCTCCTCAATGCAACGCACTTGGAAAGCCTCAACTTAGAAGGAAACAAACTGAGACGAGTGCCGCGAACCCTTCCTTACTCTCTGAAAGCTCTAAACCTCGAGGGCAATCTGATATCCTCAATAAAGAAATCTTCCTTCCTCAACCTGAACAGTCTGGAGCACTTGGGACTAGGAAGAAACAAGATCTTCAAAGTTTCCGCCGGCGCATTCAGGAGCTTGTCTGCGTTGCACCAGTTGGACCTGTGTCACAACACGCTGCGCCAGGTGCCCAGGCAGCTGCCTGAAGGCCTGCGCTCGGTAGCGCTCGCACACAACAGGATTCGGTCGGTGCCCTTTGATGCGTTCTGCTGGGGGAATCAAAGCCTCAGCAGGCTGGAGCGAGTGCAGCTGCAGCACAACCTCATTGAGAGGGGGAAGCTGGATGTTCAGGCTTTTACATGTTTACGGGGAATGCAGGTTGTGCATTTCTACTGA